The nucleotide window CCATGCTCAGCACCCCGTAGGTATATATACCCCTGGAAGATCTGTTGCCAGGGAGCTCCTCCTGCCCCAGCCGCCACAAAGAGGGGCAGCAAATGTTCGTCGCGGGAATTAAGACAAGCACCCCCTCTTCTCGTAAAGGTTGCAGGGCTTGCCCCAGCTGATAGTGGTAGGCGGGATCCCGTTGCGGCTGAATCGACACCTGCACCACCGGGATCTGGGCTGCGGGGTAAATCAAGAGGAGTGGGTTCCACGCTCTATGATCCAGTCCCCGATCTGGGTCAAGTTGGGTCGGGATCCCGGCTGCATCCAAGCGATCTTTCACGCGGGCAGCCAGAGCCGGATCGCCAGGGGCAGGGTAGCGCAGTTGGTAAAGCTGTGGAGCAAACCCGTAAAAGTCGTGGAGGGCTGCGGGTTGGGGAGGCTTGGGTTGAATGCTAGAACGGTGAAGGCAGAGGGATAAAGGTAAGGGATCCCTGACTTTGAGGCCAAGTTGGCCTTGGGAGCAATACCTGGACATGACAAGAGGGACTGGGCATGAGCGAAAGTTGGGCGAAACGACTGCGCAATGGGCTGATTGCTGTAGCCGCAGTGATTCTGGCAACGGGACTCTTTTTGGCCAATCAAAGTCGGAGTGCCAGTACCAGCCTGGAAGCTCTGGTGCAACGCAGTGTGCCGCTGGAAGAGGCTCAGGCCAATGCCAAGCCCTCTTTGGTGGAGTTTTACGCCGATTGGTGTACCAGTTGTCGCTCGATGGCACCGGTGCTGGCCAGCCTGAAAGAGGAGTTTGCCCAACACGTTAACTTTGTCATGCTGAATGTGGATAACCCGAAATGGTTGCCGGAACTCAGCCGCTATCGGGTGAACGGGATCCCTCATTTTTTGTTTTTGGATCGGGAAGGGGAACTGCTGGGCTCTGCGATTGGGGAGCAACCGGAGTCGGTTCTAAGGGCCAATCTGCTGGCTCTAGCCTCAGGGGATCCCTTGGATTTGGCGGGCAGTGGCCCTGTGTCCGGGTTGGATCGCAATTCCCCTGTCCTGCTGGATCAACCGGATCCTCGTAGTCATGGGTAAGAGCTCTCCCTCTGGTCGGCGCACTCGTTCTGGCAATCAGCCGTTGAAATTTGATAGATTCCATCCATTCCTCTCAGCTCACGAGAGCCACCTATGTCGGTCAGGGCAACTCCGGTTGATATAGATCATCTCAATCCGCAGCGCTTGATCCCGGTCGAGCGCCTCAAGCAGCTCAATACCCGCTCCAACCGAGCCGGACTGTTGCAACTGGCGGGCCACCTGGCGGTGATGGGGGTAAGCGGTGGCCTGTGGCTAACCCAGATGGGATCCCACAGCTGGATCGCGCTGCCAGCCCTGGTGGTCTACGGGGCCAGTTTGGCGACGATGTTTGCGGCTCTGCATGAATGTGTACACCGCACCGCCTTTGCCAGCCCGAGGCTCAACGATGCCGTCGCTTGGTGGGCGGGCCTGCTGTCGTTCTATAACAGTACCTTTTATCGCCGTTACCACAAGTGGCACCACCGCTACACCCAGATTCCAGGCAAGGATCCTGAGCTGGAGGATGCCAAACCCCAAAACGGGCGGGACTATTTGCTCGAGCTGAGCGGCATCCCCTGGTGGATCGGCAAGGTCAAGGGCTATTTCCGCTTGGCCAGCGGGCAGTTGCAGGGATATCCCTACATTCCCGAGTCGGCCCGGGTAGAGGTGATCCGTTCAGTACGTTGGCAACTGGCGGTGTATAGCCTCGGGATCCTACTGTCGATCCTGTCGGGGTATCCGGGATTTGTGCTGGGGTG belongs to Thermostichus vulcanus str. 'Rupite' and includes:
- a CDS encoding fatty acid desaturase family protein, which translates into the protein MSVRATPVDIDHLNPQRLIPVERLKQLNTRSNRAGLLQLAGHLAVMGVSGGLWLTQMGSHSWIALPALVVYGASLATMFAALHECVHRTAFASPRLNDAVAWWAGLLSFYNSTFYRRYHKWHHRYTQIPGKDPELEDAKPQNGRDYLLELSGIPWWIGKVKGYFRLASGQLQGYPYIPESARVEVIRSVRWQLAVYSLGILLSILSGYPGFVLGWLLPLAVGQPILRFILLAEHTGCSQDEDPLTNTRTTLTLWPIRFLMWNMPYHAEHHLYPSIPFHALAKAHEYLQPYLAHLEPGYLRVHQRVVGHFLA
- a CDS encoding DODA-type extradiol aromatic ring-opening family dioxygenase; translated protein: MSRYCSQGQLGLKVRDPLPLSLCLHRSSIQPKPPQPAALHDFYGFAPQLYQLRYPAPGDPALAARVKDRLDAAGIPTQLDPDRGLDHRAWNPLLLIYPAAQIPVVQVSIQPQRDPAYHYQLGQALQPLREEGVLVLIPATNICCPSLWRLGQEELPGNRSSRGIYTYGVLSMAAFRFG
- a CDS encoding thioredoxin domain-containing protein, with the protein product MSESWAKRLRNGLIAVAAVILATGLFLANQSRSASTSLEALVQRSVPLEEAQANAKPSLVEFYADWCTSCRSMAPVLASLKEEFAQHVNFVMLNVDNPKWLPELSRYRVNGIPHFLFLDREGELLGSAIGEQPESVLRANLLALASGDPLDLAGSGPVSGLDRNSPVLLDQPDPRSHG